A segment of the Plectropomus leopardus isolate mb unplaced genomic scaffold, YSFRI_Pleo_2.0 unplaced_scaffold5898, whole genome shotgun sequence genome:
caagtaatttctttgtttgtttttttttaattcccttttatttatttttatttgtttttttttaattcccttttatttatttttattttttactgctcatttttaggtaattttcttataatttttttttaccaatttcttgctaattttgggatgattcttctcaagttgctcattgccttcctccattgtttttgaaagaaattaagccaatcaTCTTAGGTCTCAAGGGGTTAAGTCAGAAGGAACAGGAAGAatagtttttgtaattttgtaaaatacacttttttgcattttgctgagagttagatgagaagattaacCATTCTTGTATCTGTTTGATTAATATGAAACAGCAGTGTAGAACATGACAGTATTGGTCTAAAGGATCccaaacttttataaaaaaaaacacccactgaGGAGTGAAGCATGAGGCATCTTCATTGGGATTACACTCTGTTATAATATTTCATACTtgatccaaaaacaaaatattttccctGGCAGCAAATTGAATAAATTGAATCACCTCttgtgtttgatatttatgaccATCTGGAGAAACAAATACTGGAGAGAATAAGAATCATAGTTTTTTTGAGAGCAGGTGTTATACATGTACAATTCTGAACGGAGTAGATTTGGGTCGATTAGAGGCAGATATTTCCATAGTATGGATCCACACTTCCTGCCAGTTCAGGTCATCAATAGTAATGCCCAAGTCTCTCTCCCAGGATTGGTTAGTAGCTCTGGAAGTAAGAGATGAGTTTTAATTTAGGGCTCTTTAAAATACATGAATTCTTTCCTTAAATACCCTTAAAAACAAGGCTTTTTCTACATTCGAGATAACATTGTTGGGTGTAAGTCTGGTATCTTTGGTAatgaaatgtttgatttttaaatatctgtaaaaatctaattttctgaAACCACTCTGTTAACACTTTATATCTAGTTTGTTTaattagtacaaaaaacaaattataaaaaatacaagttgtgtttttacagcaggTTATATGCAGTAGTATTTATTCTCCAGAAGCAGTGATATTcccaaaaaagttaaattaaactattcctttaatgttgGAAATGTTagtgaaaaacatccaaagcTCCACATTGAGTCAATACAATACCTGTTGTGGTTTGTTGATGTGGTTGCATAGACAAGCTACGGAGAAGCATGCCCAACCTGATCCGAGCTCCCAGCATGCCCAGTGTTCCCAGTATTCCATGTTTGGCTTCCCCTGTCAACCCATCCTCCCACGGCCCCTCCTCCTTACCAACGATATCCTCCCTCCGGAGCAGCCAGAGTTTTGACTCATCCAGTGGGCTAGCACGACTCCAGTCCTCCAGTAAGactctttttttataaactcgATGAATAAATCAGTTGTACACGgctcatttttattcatgaCTGAATGTTGAGCGCCGTTTGCTGAAGGCATGGCAATTCCAAATTCAGTAATTGCATCTCTGTCACCGATGTTAGACTTACTTTCATCTATCTTCTCTCTTGCTTTTTCAGTTCCCTCCCCAGGACAGCTCAGTCAGAGAGTCCAGAGTGTGGGGAACTTCCCGACCACTCCCCGACACCCACTAAAAGCCACAGCCTACGTGAGCCCCACAGTGCAGCAGGgccccacctccacctccctgTCCAGCTCCGTCAGTCTACACTCCATCCCCAGCAGTGCTGCGCTGCCTCAGCCCCTCAAACCTAGCAGCAGTTTGGTACCACAGCCCCTAAAGGCCGGTGCCAACCAGCCGGCTGTCACTCGCAGCTCCCTTCCTCGTCCGGCCTCCTTTGTAGGAACAAGTGGAGTTCCACGTGCGAGTAAAATCACCCAACCCACACGCAGGTAAGGGCAGATATACTGACTAAATTTAATTATAGTATGCAGCGAAACTCAACTCACGGTCCGCAAGCCagatctggcccctgatagggtgcagTGAGGCCCCctgttttgtactttaaatatacataaagtgccagagtgcttaaaacagcatcaaaatagaacttcaaaaaaggagcaaaaaagTGCCTGTGGAGGATCTCCCACACCCCATAACAGAGGTCTTAGCCAAAACtctaatgtccaaaaatcatagaaatatcctaaaaatcatagaaatgccctaaaatcatagaaacgtcctaaaatcctagaagtgtactaaaatccgagaaatgtcttaaaatcagagaaaaatcctaaatgtcctaaaatcctaaaaaatatctgtgaaatgtccttaaatcatagTAACATTTATGGGGCTGCCGTGACTGGCCCCTTGCCGCGTTTCATTTTGCAAGAGTGACCCATAAGCAAAacaaattgagtatcactggtctaGTTTGTGgaatttagtgccatctagtggtcaggttgcagattgcaaccaactgaaactctCATGCGCCAAGCAGGCAGGAGAACTATGTTGTTGACCAACACGAAAATATGAATGGCTCTATCTAGagcaagtttttgttttgtctattcTGGGCAGTGGAAGAGAACCTGCCATGTAGATACAAATGTCTAATTAATTCTAAGGtaacagaaatataataattcttagttttgggtgattttacaccaatgaaaacatacatgttatttacaattttttgctaatatagcctcctaaatcctacacactggaccctaAAGTGTCCATCTGTTTGACGTCCCATCTCAGTCTGTAAAACTTGGAAGCATGATGCATTTTGAAACTGGGTTAAGAGCTGTGTCCCAAATTCCATACTGCATGCTAATTTTAAACAAGTTCAAGGATGCTTTGCCTTCATACTTATAAAAAGACAAGTGTACtcaaaacagtcaataaaagaACCCAACCCTTTATTTTTTGAGTGTACTGTTCTCCCATAttagaacaacaaaaaaaacacaatttattttgaagttcaGTGAATTTCTAgcacagtgcttttattttgaagttgaTTCTTAcgatatgttttattttgttgtgttctaagccaacatgttgtttatattttgtgaaatgaaactgaatatgtggtcatttatcTTATTTGTGGAATttaaactaatgactaaggaacaatctggaccctgtggctggaccaATTGAGAACCACTTCTGCAGTATATAgagatgcactttttttttaagtttaccGTAAGATAGTATGAAATTGGGACACAGAGCAGTTAACATATTTACACTGATTGTCCTGAGGGAGGTGCTGTAGTTAAATCTCAAACCTTGAAAGGCAAGCCACATCAGTTTGTTTATAATACTTGAGGGAATTATGAaagttttagtattttattttatttgagttattttattttattttattgaggtATGTAATCAACTAGTTTCTTTCCGTCTGCAGTTTGCTGACTCCTCCAAAGAGCCTGGCTGCCCTGAGTGCCCTGAGGGACGGCAGCTGGAAAGACGGCTGCTACTAAACCCAAATAAACTGAAGTTCAGCGGGTGCACAGGGTAATGCTGCATGGGACCCAACTGATTGAAAGTGTTGCCGTCAGGAGGGCCTAGTCTTGGGCTGTGACCCAAGAGAGAGTGACTGTTACCGTTTCTAAAGGGCACGACTCTTCAGTGAAGGACAATGCAGAAACTGAGAACAGCTCGGGTCCAGCAGGCTGGATCTTTACATTACTACCTGCTATAAAACGCAGACTGACACACTAAGAAAAAACCTGGCAATATTCTGAAAATCAGCTGTTAAATGTGAACTGGATCTTCTttgatatgtgtttttttgatttgtcaTTGTGGATAGTTAAGGCTTTCATTCAACAGAATGAAAATTTCTCTCCAGATGAAAGTTTAGAAATGAAGATAGGTAACGCTTTTGTACATGCTTTTAATGAGTTAATATAactaattttgatttttttgatttttgtcagaCTGTGGTGTCGGATATGAAGTTGAACCTGGAGTTTTGTTACATCCTGTGCCTGTTAAAAAGTAGTGTATGTCATGTTATATTTATTGGCTGGACCTTACAGCACTTTCGATCACAATTATGATTAACATGTTAAAGTAAATTGTTTAAGTGAAGTATGAAATTCGtttaagtgcacacacacattaccttttcttttcattattgtttacaTAAGAGCTGaggtttttaatgttatttgatAAACATAATCGCTGCAATGATATTGCACAGAGCCCTGATCCTTTTTATGGATGACAAGAATTAAAGAGGAGGTGaatttttaaagtgaataaaagcctttcaaaatatttttgtatttttttcagtcttttttgaaTAAAGTCAGTTCACTTAGTGATTTAGTATCAAGAAATTGTATTTCCAATGACTGACTGCAGATGCAATGCCGCACCTAGCATATTCAGCGACCAGAGCAGGCTTCCCCTTAAGCCCCCCACCCCATCTAtatattattatcttttatttgtctctcttttatttattctaaacaataacaagagTTAATGAGAAAATAAGTTAATAAATTGTTAACTTAGATAACAAAc
Coding sequences within it:
- the slain1b gene encoding SLAIN motif-containing protein 1; this encodes KLRRSMPNLIRAPSMPSVPSIPCLASPVNPSSHGPSSLPTISSLRSSQSFDSSSGLARLQSSIPSPGQLSQRVQSVGNFPTTPRHPLKATAYVSPTVQQGPTSTSLSSSVSLHSIPSSAALPQPLKPSSSLVPQPLKAGANQPAVTRSSLPRPASFVGTSGVPRASKITQPTRSLLTPPKSLAALSALRDGSWKDGCY